In a single window of the Papaver somniferum cultivar HN1 chromosome 8, ASM357369v1, whole genome shotgun sequence genome:
- the LOC113303789 gene encoding histone H2B.7 yields MAPKAEKKPAEKKPAEEKKAEKAPAEKKPRAEKKLPSKDASTADKKKKKSKKSVETYKIYIFKVLKQVHPDIGISSKAMGIMNSFINDIFEKLAAESSRLARYNKKPTITSREIQTAVRLVLPGELAKHAVSEGTKAVTKFTSS; encoded by the coding sequence ATGGCACCGAAAGCAGAGAAAAAACCAGCTGAGAAGAAACCCGCAGAAGAGAAGAAAGCAGAAAAAGCACCAGCAGAGAAGAAACCCAGAGCCGAGAAGAAGTTACCAAGCAAAGATGCTTCAACagcagataagaagaagaagaaatcaaagaaatcagTTGAGACTTACAAGATCTACATCTTCAAAGTTCTGAAACAAGTTCATCCTGATATCGGAATATCAAGTAAAGCTATGGGAATCATGAACAGTTTCATTAATGATATCTTTGAGAAACTTGCTGCTGAATCGTCCAGATTGGCAAGGTACAACAAGAAACCAACTATTACTTCTCGAGAGATTCAAACTGCTGTTCGTCTTGTTCTTCCTGGTGAATTGGCCAAGCATGCTGTTTCTGAGGGTACCAAAGCTGTTACTAAGTTTACTAGTTCTTAA
- the LOC113306348 gene encoding uncharacterized protein LOC113306348, which yields MAGDKKTIHPAFAINNIKTLIPIILDIKQDEYSSWVFLFELHLQAHRLLFLINEDKPPADVDADTVLQLDALCRQWMFSTMAKDLMLTVLKSGKTAKELWDHLKKLFQDNKGNRAATLERKFVNLKFIDCNSIDDYCDKLKSLSDRLLDLDFPMDDKRLVI from the coding sequence ATGGCAGGAGATAAAAAGACAATCCATCCGGCGTTTGCTatcaacaacatcaaaaccctaatcccTATTATCCTAGACATCAAACAGGATGAATACTCATCTTGGGTTTTTCTGTTTGAACTCCATCTTCAAGCTCATCGCCTTCTTTTTCTCATCAATGAAGACAAACCCCCTGCAGATGTTGACGCCGACACCGTGCTCCAACTCGACGCTCTCTGTCGACAgtggatgttctccaccatggccaAGGATTTAATGCTTACCGTCCTCAAATCTGGCAAAACTGCTAAAGAGCTTTGGGATCATCTTAAGAAACTCTTTCAAGACAACAAAGGTAACCGCGCTGCGACTCTTGAACGTAAGTTTGTCAATCTTAAGTTTATTGATTGCAATAGTATTGATGATTACTGCGATAAGCTAAAATCCCTGTCCGATCGATTACTTGATCTTGACTTTCCCATGGATGACAAACGCCTTGTGATCTAA